A stretch of the Pseudorasbora parva isolate DD20220531a chromosome 13, ASM2467924v1, whole genome shotgun sequence genome encodes the following:
- the mapre1a gene encoding microtubule-associated protein RP/EB family member 1a isoform X1, with amino-acid sequence MAVNVFSTSVTSENLSRHDMLTWINESLQMSHAKIEQLCSGAAYCQFMDMLFPSCIPLKKVKFQAKHEHEYIHNFKLLQASFKKMGVSKIIPVDKLVKSKFQDNFEFVQWFKKFFDANYDGKEYDPVAARQGQEMAANQSPAAAAATANKPRKPSADTGISPAAKPMAPVAPQRSATAPKSAPKTAPAAMRGAGTGGGDEEKGALTQMINDLKATIADMEKERDFYFGKLRNIELICQEKEGEGDPTLQRIVDILYATDDGFVIPENEVGEPEEF; translated from the exons ATGGCTGTGAACGTGTTCTCGACATCAGTGACAAGTGAAAACCTCAGCCGCCATGACATGCTCACATGGATAAACGAGTCTTTACAGATGAGCCATGCCAAGATCGAGCAACTGTGCTCAG GTGCTGCTTACTGTCAATTCATGGACATGCTGTTCCCATCGTGTATTCCACTGAAGAAAGTCAAATTCCAGGCCAAACATGAGCATGAATACATCCACAACTTCAAACTTCTTCAAGCTAGCTTCAAAAAGATGGGTGTTAGCAAA ATTATTCCTGTTGACAAGCTTGTGAAAAGCAAGTTCCAGGACAACTTTGAGTTTGTTCAGTGGTTTAAGAAGTTCTTTGACGCAAACTATGATGGGAAGGAATATGATCCGGTGGCAGCTCGACAGGGACAAGAAATGGCAGCCAATCAGagtccagcagcagcagcagccacGGCTAATAAGCCAAGGAAACCTAGCGCAG ACACGGGCATCTCACCTGCAGCAAAGCCAATGGCCCCTGTTG CTCCACAGCGTTCAGCCACAGCACCTAAATCTGCACCAAAGACGGCTCCGGCTGCAATGCGAGGTGCAGGAACAGGCGGTGGTGATGAAGAGAAAGGAGCACTTACTCAGATG atAAATGACCTAAAGGCCACCATTGCCGACATGGAAAAGGAAAGGGATTTCTACTTTGGCAAGCTGAGAAATATTGAGCTCATCTGCCAAGAGAAAGAGGGAGAGGGTGATCCTACACTGCAAAGGATTGTGGATATTCTCTATGCCACAGAC GACGGTTTTGTAATTCCAGAGAATGAGGTGGGCGAACCAGAAGAGTTTTGA
- the mapre1a gene encoding microtubule-associated protein RP/EB family member 1a isoform X2, which produces MAVNVFSTSVTSENLSRHDMLTWINESLQMSHAKIEQLCSGAAYCQFMDMLFPSCIPLKKVKFQAKHEHEYIHNFKLLQASFKKMGVSKIIPVDKLVKSKFQDNFEFVQWFKKFFDANYDGKEYDPVAARQGQEMAANQSPAAAAATANKPRKPSAAPQRSATAPKSAPKTAPAAMRGAGTGGGDEEKGALTQMINDLKATIADMEKERDFYFGKLRNIELICQEKEGEGDPTLQRIVDILYATDDGFVIPENEVGEPEEF; this is translated from the exons ATGGCTGTGAACGTGTTCTCGACATCAGTGACAAGTGAAAACCTCAGCCGCCATGACATGCTCACATGGATAAACGAGTCTTTACAGATGAGCCATGCCAAGATCGAGCAACTGTGCTCAG GTGCTGCTTACTGTCAATTCATGGACATGCTGTTCCCATCGTGTATTCCACTGAAGAAAGTCAAATTCCAGGCCAAACATGAGCATGAATACATCCACAACTTCAAACTTCTTCAAGCTAGCTTCAAAAAGATGGGTGTTAGCAAA ATTATTCCTGTTGACAAGCTTGTGAAAAGCAAGTTCCAGGACAACTTTGAGTTTGTTCAGTGGTTTAAGAAGTTCTTTGACGCAAACTATGATGGGAAGGAATATGATCCGGTGGCAGCTCGACAGGGACAAGAAATGGCAGCCAATCAGagtccagcagcagcagcagccacGGCTAATAAGCCAAGGAAACCTAGCGCAG CTCCACAGCGTTCAGCCACAGCACCTAAATCTGCACCAAAGACGGCTCCGGCTGCAATGCGAGGTGCAGGAACAGGCGGTGGTGATGAAGAGAAAGGAGCACTTACTCAGATG atAAATGACCTAAAGGCCACCATTGCCGACATGGAAAAGGAAAGGGATTTCTACTTTGGCAAGCTGAGAAATATTGAGCTCATCTGCCAAGAGAAAGAGGGAGAGGGTGATCCTACACTGCAAAGGATTGTGGATATTCTCTATGCCACAGAC GACGGTTTTGTAATTCCAGAGAATGAGGTGGGCGAACCAGAAGAGTTTTGA